The proteins below are encoded in one region of Ostrea edulis chromosome 3, xbOstEdul1.1, whole genome shotgun sequence:
- the LOC130052906 gene encoding T-complex protein 1 subunit beta-like isoform X2, giving the protein MVSLNPVQIFNAGAEEEKAETARLSSFVGAIAIGDLVKSTLGPKGMDKILQSSGGIEVTNDGATILKSIGIDNPAAKILVDISKVQDDEVGDGTTSVVVLASELLRESESLISQKIHPQTIISGWRKATDEARRALQNFARDNGNNETKFREDLMNIARTTLSSKILTQYKDYFANLAVDAVLRLKGSGNLDAIHLIKKSGGGLQDSYLDEGFLLDKKIGVNQPKRIENAKILIANTPMDTDKVKVFGTKVKVDAVSKVAELELAEKEKMRDKVNKIIKHGCNVFINRQLIYNYPEQLFADAGVMAIEHADFEGVERLALVTGGEIASTFDSPDHVRLGKCNVIEEVMIGEDKLIKFSGVEMGEACTIVLRGATKQILDEAERSLHDALCVLTQTVKETKTVFGGGSSEMLMADAVSKLAAKIPGKEAVAMESYAKALRMLPTTIADNAGYDSAQLVSELRALHTAGKHTMGLK; this is encoded by the exons GATAAAATCTTGCAAAGTTCTGGTGGAATAGAAGTCACAAATGATGGAGCCACTATTTTGAAATCCATAGGCATAGACAACCCAGCAGCAAAAATTTTAGTGG ACATCTCCAAAGTCCAGGATGATGAGGTGGGGGATGGGACAACCTCTGTGGTGGTACTGGCCAGCGAGCTTCTGAGG GAGTCGGAGTCCTTAATTTCCCAGAAGATTCACCCCCAGACCATTATATCCGGCTGGAGGAAGGCCACAGATGAAGCACGGCGAGCTCTGCAAAACTTTGCCAGAGACAATGG AAATAATGAGACGAAGTTCCGAGAAGACTTGATGAACATTGCTCGTACCACCCTCAGCTCAAAAATCCTCACTCAGTACAAAGACTACTTTGCTAATCTGGCTGTAGATGCTGTTCTTAGGTTAAAG GGCAGTGGTAATTTAGATGCTATTCACTTAATCAAGAAATCTGGAGGTGGCTTACAAGATTCTTACTTAGATGAAG GTTTCCTTTTGGATAAGAAAATTGGCGTCAACCAGCCCAAGAGGATAGAGAATGCTAAGATTCTGATTGCTAACACACCAATGGACACAGATAAAGTCAAG GTGTTTGGAACTAAAGTGAAAGTGGATGCAGTCTCTAAAGTAGCAGAATTAGAATTGGCAGAAAAGGAGAAAATGAGAGATAAAGTTAACAAAATCATCAAACATGGCTGTAATGTGTTCATCAATAG ACAGTTAATATACAACTATCCTGAGCAGCTGTTTGCAGACGCTGGGGTGATGGCCATCGAGCATGCTGACTTTGAGGGAGTGGAAAGATTGGCATTAGTGACAG GTGGTGAAATCGCATCCACATTTGATTCACCGGATCATGTTCGTCTTGGCAAGTGTAATGTTATAGAGGAAGTGATGATTGGGGAGGACAAACTCATCAAGTTCTCTG GTGTGGAGATGGGTGAAGCCTGTACCATTGTTCTACGAGGGGCCACTAAACAGATCCTGGACGAGGCGGAGAGGTCCCTTCATGATGCCCTCTGTGTTCTGACTCAGACCGTGAAGGAAACTAAAACAGTGTTTGGAGGAG GAAGTTCAGAGATGCTGATGGCAGATGCAGTTTCCAAACTGGCAGCAAAGATACCTGGGAAAGAAGCTGTTGCCATGGAATCTTATGCCAAAGCTTTGAGAATG CTGCCTACTACTATAGCTGACAATGCGGGTTATGACAGCGCCCAGCTGGTTTCTGAACTGAGGGCACTTCACACGGCAGGAAAGCACACAATGGGATTAA